One Setaria italica strain Yugu1 chromosome I, Setaria_italica_v2.0, whole genome shotgun sequence DNA window includes the following coding sequences:
- the LOC101769801 gene encoding uncharacterized protein LOC101769801: MRSPTKPGGVPAAIRGGRKLGAGVVRLLQAPAVVALAAALAVSAPAPPAPGSEPLCNLPPTLSGEEGGRQGETNRIRHPKSDRAARCTSKCVSTCVLGGYGAPGVAGPFNIRRPLVVFKDTFRSRQYCLVECSDICNLLKDGEEDQ; encoded by the exons ATGCGGTCGCCAACCAAGCCCGGCGGGGTGCCGGCGGCCATCAGGGGCGGACGCAagctcggcgccggcgtcgtgAGGCTGCTGCaggcgccggcggtggtggcgctggcggcggcgctcgcggtctcggcgcccgcgccgccggcgccggggtcggaaccgCTGTGCAACCTCCCGCCGACGCTGTCCGGCGAGGAGGGCGGGCGGCAGGGGGAGACCAACAGGATCCGGCACCCCAAGTCGGACCGGGCGGCGCGCTGCACCTCCAAGTGCGTCAGCACCTGCGTCCTCGGCGGATACGGCGCGCCGGGCGTCGCCGGGCCCTTCAACATCCGGAG GCCTCTGGTGGTGTTCAAGGACACTTTCCGCAGCCGGCAATACTG CCTGGTGGAGTGTTCAGACATCTGCAATCTGCTCAAGGACGGCGAAGAAGACCAGTGA